In one Dreissena polymorpha isolate Duluth1 chromosome 7, UMN_Dpol_1.0, whole genome shotgun sequence genomic region, the following are encoded:
- the LOC127839803 gene encoding uncharacterized protein LOC127839803, translated as MRVLVVNFQSMRAKRTSFWLLLEEIDPDIIIGSETWLYPAVYEREILPAGYHVISRRDLTQDRHGGVIIASKETMIGTDLNVSTSAEFTAASFICRGKDPLIIASMYRPPNSDLSYTEEACTHFRQLHLSYPNSTIWLAGDINLPDIDWDRNTISSNSYSMQISQTFLDAVMDAGSEQMVDFPTRGNNTLDLFLTNRPSLIERCKPLPGISDHEAVFIQARSTAARLKPSPRKILLWKNANTTEISSAILDFSRDYTSRYTKETNINILWKTFRDFVETSLKTHVPSKMTSTRFNQPWISQKTKRLSRRKKRAYLRARSTRSEADKLLYKQACKETQHECRRAYNTYIRDMVTTDRNPKKLYTLVKSKRCDSCGISPLKQDGLAHSDPTTKATILNDQFCSVFTSEDSTQIPSPGDTHFPDMPSFTIGEEGTRKLLANLDPHKATGPDSIPTKFLKDFAQELAPVLTLLFSASLDQGEVPSD; from the coding sequence ATGCGAGTGCTAGTTGTAAACTTTCAGAGTATGCGTGCCAAACGCACATCATTCTGGCTCCTACTCGAGGAAATAGACCCTGACATTATAATCGGCAGCGAGACCTGGCTATACCCTGCAGTTTACGAAAGAGAAATACTCCCAGCAGGATACCATGTTATCTCAAGGAGAGATCTCACCCAAGACAGGCATGGTGGCGTCATCATAGCCTCCAAAGAGACGATGATAGGTACCGACCTGAATGTCAGCACGTCTGCAGAGTTTACAGCTGCATCATTCATATGCAGGGGCAAAGACCCACTCATCATTGCATCGATGTATCGACCACCAAATTCCGATCTTTCTTACACGGAAGAGGCATGCACCCATTTCCGTCAGCTCCACCTTTCCTACCCCAACTCGACTATATGGCTAGCAGGTGATATAAACCTACCAGACATTGACTGGGACAGGAACACCATCTCCAGCAACAGCTACTCCATGCAGATAAGCCAAACATTCCTGGATGCGGTGATGGACGCAGGCTCCGAACAGATGGTTGACTTCCCCACGAGAGGTAACAACACCCTAGACCTCTTCCTAACAAACCGTCCGTCCCTTATAGAGCGCTGTAAACCATTACCAGGCATCAGCGACCACGAAGCTGTCTTCATACAGGCCAGATCCACAGCAGCCAGACTGAAACCCTCCCCTAGGAAGATCCTGCTTTGGAAAAATGCTAATACAACAGAGATTAGCTCAGCCATACTAGACTTCAGCAGAGACTACACATCGAGATACACCAAAGAAACCAACATCAACATCCTATGGAAGACATTCAGAGACTTTGTCGAGACCTCTCTCAAAACCCATGTGCCCTCAAAGATGACCTCTACACGCTTCAATCAACCCTGGATTTCCCAGAAAACCAAGCGTCTCTCTAGAAGAAAGAAGAGGGCCTATCTTAGGGCAAGATCTACCCGCTCAGAGGCAGACAAGCTTCTCTACAAACAGGCTTGCAAAGAGACACAACATGAGTGCAGGAGGGCCTACAACACATACATAAGGGACATGGTGACCACAGACCGAAACCCAAAGAAACTGTACACACTGGTCAAATCCAAGAGATGCGACAGTTGTGGCATATCGCCCCTGAAGCAAGATGGATTGGCACACAGCGACCCAACCACCAAAGCGACCATACTAAACGACCAGTTTTGCAGCGTATTCACAAGTGAGGACTCAACACAAATTCCATCACCTGGAGATACCCATTTCCCAGACATGCCCAGCTTCACCATTGGAGAGGAAGGAACAAGGAAGCTTCTGGCAAACCTTGACCCACACAAGGCAACAGGTCCGGACAGCATCCCCACCAAGTTCCTGAAAGACTTCGCCCAAGAACTGGCACCAGTCCTCACACTACTCTTCTCTGCCTCACTCGACCAAGGGGAAGTGCCATCAGATTAG